The following coding sequences lie in one Syntrophorhabdales bacterium genomic window:
- a CDS encoding MBL fold metallo-hydrolase: protein MRIKRVLPLILYMMAAISLLSGPASAGCRNPNVAEGDGTSAFITPVSALGPIEIKWFGHSFFQITTSSGTRIITDPFGAMGFPMPEVWPHVVTVGREHGNHNNVGLAKGNPLVLRGLKEGGSDWNQVNTTFRDVLIYNVPVHQRGVPEYWGLRGSAFVFEVDGLCILHSGDVSEPFNEDQLQLIGHIDVLLQTIGGIYTAGPEGAKKIIEQLDPKIVIPMHYWPSMGNVLERFTSGPYKARFLETNTFAVSKDTLPAETEIIVLKVLRNGDL from the coding sequence ATGAGGATTAAACGTGTTCTACCCCTCATACTGTATATGATGGCCGCCATAAGCCTTCTCTCCGGGCCGGCTTCTGCCGGCTGCCGTAATCCCAACGTTGCCGAAGGCGACGGGACGTCCGCATTTATCACACCTGTTTCGGCCCTCGGGCCCATCGAAATAAAATGGTTCGGCCATTCTTTCTTCCAGATCACCACCAGCAGCGGCACCAGAATCATCACAGACCCTTTCGGCGCCATGGGTTTTCCAATGCCTGAAGTGTGGCCCCACGTGGTTACCGTGGGCAGAGAACACGGAAATCACAACAATGTCGGCCTCGCAAAAGGGAACCCTCTCGTGCTGCGAGGCTTGAAGGAAGGCGGCTCAGATTGGAATCAGGTAAATACCACATTTCGTGATGTACTCATTTACAATGTGCCTGTTCATCAACGGGGAGTGCCTGAATATTGGGGCTTGAGGGGCTCGGCGTTTGTTTTTGAGGTGGACGGCCTCTGCATTCTTCACTCCGGCGACGTAAGCGAGCCCTTTAACGAGGATCAGCTTCAGCTTATCGGTCACATTGATGTTCTGTTACAGACCATAGGCGGCATATACACTGCCGGTCCGGAAGGGGCAAAGAAAATAATCGAACAACTCGATCCCAAGATCGTCATACCGATGCATTACTGGCCGAGTATGGGAAACGTTCTGGAACGGTTCACCTCAGGACCGTACAAAGCGCGTTTTCTCGAAACAAACACGTTCGCAGTCAGTAAGGACACACTGCCCGCCGAAACCGAGATCATCGTGTTGAAGGTTTTGAGAAACGGCGACTTATAG